In Burkholderia pyrrocinia, the following proteins share a genomic window:
- a CDS encoding LysR family transcriptional regulator: protein MARENLNDLLVFLAVARDRSFTRAAARLGVSQSTLSQTVRDLEARLGVRLLTRTTRSVSTTEAGEALFEAVAPRIDEIEAKLAALSDFRDKPAGVVRITATEHPIDTVIWPKLRKVLPDYPDIRIELSVDYGLSNIVEERYDIGVRYGDQVAKDMIAVRISPDIRMAMVAAPSYLDGRKPPKTPQDLLDHDCVTLRLATAKGIYAWELRKGKNEIQARVNGRITCNTQPHMVQAALDGFGIAFVAEDVVRDHLRSGDLQIVMPDWCPVFPGFHAYYPSRRQASRAFSIVIDALRHRS from the coding sequence ATGGCGCGCGAAAATCTCAACGACCTGCTCGTCTTTCTCGCGGTGGCTCGCGACCGGAGCTTCACGCGCGCGGCGGCGCGGCTCGGCGTGTCGCAGTCGACGCTCAGCCAGACCGTTCGCGATCTCGAAGCGCGGCTTGGCGTGCGGCTGCTGACGCGCACGACGCGCAGCGTGTCGACGACCGAGGCGGGCGAAGCGCTGTTCGAGGCGGTCGCACCGCGCATCGACGAGATCGAGGCGAAGCTCGCCGCGCTCTCCGATTTCAGGGACAAGCCGGCCGGCGTCGTGCGCATCACGGCCACCGAGCATCCGATCGACACGGTCATCTGGCCGAAACTCAGGAAAGTCCTGCCCGACTACCCGGACATCCGCATCGAGCTGTCGGTCGACTACGGGCTGTCGAACATCGTCGAGGAACGCTATGACATCGGCGTGCGGTACGGCGACCAGGTGGCGAAGGACATGATCGCGGTGCGCATCAGCCCGGACATCCGGATGGCGATGGTCGCGGCGCCGTCCTATCTCGACGGCCGAAAGCCGCCAAAAACACCGCAGGACCTGCTCGATCACGACTGCGTCACGTTGCGGCTCGCGACTGCGAAGGGCATCTACGCGTGGGAACTGAGGAAGGGCAAGAACGAGATTCAGGCGCGCGTGAACGGCCGGATTACCTGCAATACGCAGCCGCACATGGTGCAGGCGGCCCTTGACGGATTCGGCATCGCGTTCGTCGCCGAGGACGTCGTGCGCGATCACCTCCGCAGCGGAGACCTGCAAATCGTGATGCCGGACTGGTGTCCGGTCTTTCCCGGCTTCCACGCGTACTATCCGAGCCGTCGCCAGGCATCGCGCGCGTTTTCCATCGTGATCGACGCGTTGCGGCACCGGTCGTAA
- a CDS encoding DUF3022 domain-containing protein: MSSAPDRSQRVAELEHALAIGFPSQSTVVVHADDASGRLTIQVSWVREPVDESAREWRCAVDLRFDPDVITRYASLDAADRLRVRTHLCDSARRAVDERKPRVEDTAIECNVALDVTRAEFDAALRAP, encoded by the coding sequence ATGAGTAGCGCGCCCGACCGGTCGCAGCGCGTCGCGGAACTCGAGCACGCGCTCGCGATCGGCTTCCCGTCGCAATCGACCGTCGTCGTGCATGCGGACGACGCGTCCGGGCGGCTGACGATCCAGGTGTCGTGGGTGCGCGAGCCGGTCGACGAAAGCGCGCGCGAATGGCGCTGCGCGGTCGACCTGCGGTTCGATCCGGACGTGATCACGCGCTACGCGTCGCTCGACGCGGCCGACCGGCTGCGCGTGCGCACGCATCTGTGCGACAGTGCGCGACGCGCGGTGGATGAGCGCAAGCCGCGCGTCGAGGACACCGCGATCGAATGCAATGTGGCGCTCGACGTGACGCGCGCCGAATTCGACGCGGCACTGCGCGCGCCCTGA
- a CDS encoding DUF4142 domain-containing protein, giving the protein MKQPNWTIAALAACVLAVPGLARAQMPSEPPASHSHPPGDLINPASGAGDARIAKAPQGGDAEFIDKAAMAGKAEVQASQLALKQAQSPEVRAFAQRMVADHGKANARLNEIAARKGMKPQAEQIADPDVEALRGKSGRDFDVAYVAAVGPDAHRKAVALFESEARDGKDADLRAFANATLPTLRHHLSMAQALERKVGAR; this is encoded by the coding sequence ATGAAACAACCCAACTGGACGATCGCGGCACTCGCCGCGTGTGTACTCGCCGTCCCGGGGTTGGCCCGCGCACAGATGCCGAGCGAGCCACCCGCGTCGCATTCGCATCCGCCGGGCGACCTGATCAATCCGGCGTCCGGCGCGGGCGACGCGCGAATCGCGAAGGCGCCGCAAGGCGGTGACGCGGAATTCATCGACAAGGCCGCGATGGCCGGCAAGGCCGAAGTGCAGGCGAGCCAGCTCGCGCTGAAGCAGGCGCAGTCGCCAGAGGTGCGCGCGTTTGCGCAGCGCATGGTGGCCGATCACGGCAAGGCGAACGCGCGGCTCAACGAAATCGCCGCGCGCAAGGGCATGAAGCCGCAGGCCGAACAGATCGCGGACCCCGACGTCGAGGCGCTGCGCGGCAAGAGCGGTCGCGACTTCGATGTCGCGTATGTCGCGGCGGTCGGCCCCGACGCGCACCGCAAGGCCGTCGCGTTGTTCGAAAGCGAGGCGCGCGACGGCAAGGACGCCGACCTGCGTGCGTTCGCGAATGCCACGCTGCCGACGCTCAGGCATCACCTGAGCATGGCGCAGGCGCTCGAACGCAAGGTGGGCGCGCGGTAA
- a CDS encoding CBS domain-containing protein, translating into MHRVNEIMSQDVVRIAPTDSIRHAAQLMERYDIGALPVCDNNRLVGMVTDRDLAVRAISAGKPPETRIQEVASGPIEWCFDDDSLDEIQHYMADAQLRRLPVVDHDKRLVGMLSLADIATRTAGPARDDVANTLEGVSQPKRT; encoded by the coding sequence ATGCATCGCGTCAACGAAATCATGTCGCAGGACGTCGTGCGCATCGCGCCGACCGATTCGATCCGTCATGCGGCGCAACTGATGGAGCGCTACGACATCGGCGCGCTGCCCGTGTGCGACAACAACCGGCTGGTCGGGATGGTGACGGACCGCGATCTCGCCGTGCGCGCGATCTCGGCCGGCAAGCCGCCGGAAACACGGATCCAGGAAGTCGCGTCAGGCCCGATCGAATGGTGTTTCGACGACGATTCACTGGACGAGATCCAGCACTACATGGCCGACGCACAGTTGCGCCGCCTGCCCGTCGTCGATCACGACAAGCGGCTGGTCGGCATGCTGTCGCTCGCGGACATCGCGACGCGCACAGCGGGCCCGGCGCGCGACGACGTCGCGAACACGCTCGAAGGTGTGTCGCAACCGAAGCGGACGTGA
- the rpoN gene encoding RNA polymerase factor sigma-54, with protein sequence MTVSLALQMRQHLALTPRLQQSLRLLQLSSLEFQQELRQALDQNPFLEDGQGDEETAADAPGQTAEAAAPEAAPEPDDVRPPDGEVPLTAAPAPRSTGRQGDDADGLSPGEWMAAEPSLNQQLHDALRLYPLNKRDREAARLVIDALDDDGYLRQELPELLVAADPALLLSEQDLAIALRLVQMLDRPGIAARSLSECLVLQLDAIPAGTPALAEAKAIAREHLERLARRETAEIQRRIGCNQQAMHAACALVRGLDPRPGNHYGSTRGDYVVPDLIVRQVRDEWIVTINPAVLPRARLHERYATLFAQSSGERDSPLGQQLQEARWLIRNVQKRFDTIQRVGECIVARQRDFFRYGEIAMKPLVLRDIAEELDLHESTVSRATGNKYMATPHGTFEFKHFFPRKLEAAGKGVCSAASAKVLIRDMIAAERHTEPLSDVALAHNLEGRGILLARRTVTKYRQAMKIPPADLRRRDAA encoded by the coding sequence ATGACCGTCTCGCTTGCGCTGCAGATGCGACAGCATCTGGCACTTACGCCGAGGCTTCAGCAGTCGCTGCGGCTGCTGCAGTTGTCCTCGCTCGAATTTCAACAGGAATTGCGGCAGGCGCTCGACCAGAATCCGTTTCTCGAAGACGGCCAGGGCGACGAGGAAACCGCCGCCGATGCGCCCGGGCAGACGGCCGAAGCGGCCGCGCCCGAAGCGGCGCCCGAACCGGACGACGTGCGCCCGCCTGACGGCGAGGTGCCGTTGACGGCCGCGCCCGCGCCGCGTAGCACGGGCCGCCAGGGCGACGATGCGGACGGCCTGTCGCCCGGCGAATGGATGGCGGCCGAGCCGTCGCTGAACCAGCAACTGCACGATGCGTTGCGGCTCTACCCGCTGAACAAACGCGACCGCGAAGCCGCGCGCCTCGTGATCGACGCGCTCGATGACGACGGCTACCTGCGCCAGGAACTGCCCGAACTGCTGGTCGCGGCCGATCCGGCGCTGCTGCTGTCGGAGCAGGATCTCGCGATCGCGCTGCGGCTCGTGCAGATGCTCGACCGTCCGGGCATCGCCGCGCGCTCGCTGTCCGAATGCCTGGTGCTGCAGCTCGACGCGATTCCGGCCGGCACGCCGGCGCTCGCGGAAGCGAAAGCGATTGCGCGCGAGCATCTCGAACGGCTCGCGCGCCGCGAGACGGCCGAGATCCAGCGGCGCATCGGCTGCAACCAGCAGGCGATGCATGCGGCTTGCGCGCTGGTGCGCGGGCTCGACCCGCGGCCCGGCAATCACTACGGCAGCACGCGCGGCGACTACGTGGTGCCCGACTTGATCGTGCGCCAGGTGCGCGACGAATGGATCGTGACGATCAACCCGGCCGTGCTGCCGCGCGCGCGCCTGCACGAGCGCTATGCGACGCTGTTCGCGCAGTCGAGCGGCGAGCGCGATTCGCCGCTCGGCCAGCAACTGCAGGAAGCGCGCTGGCTGATCCGCAACGTGCAGAAGCGCTTCGACACGATCCAGCGCGTCGGCGAATGCATCGTCGCGCGGCAGCGCGATTTCTTCCGCTACGGCGAGATCGCGATGAAGCCGCTGGTGCTGCGCGACATCGCGGAAGAACTCGACCTGCACGAATCGACCGTGTCGCGAGCAACGGGCAACAAGTACATGGCCACGCCGCATGGCACATTCGAATTCAAGCACTTCTTCCCGCGCAAGCTCGAGGCGGCCGGCAAGGGCGTGTGCTCGGCAGCGTCCGCGAAGGTGCTGATCCGCGACATGATCGCGGCCGAGCGGCACACCGAACCGCTGTCCGACGTCGCGCTCGCGCACAACCTCGAGGGCCGCGGCATCCTGCTTGCGCGCCGCACGGTGACGAAGTATCGCCAGGCAATGAAGATTCCGCCGGCCGACCTGCGGCGGCGCGATGCCGCGTGA
- a CDS encoding DUF1328 family protein, whose amino-acid sequence MLRYAIIFFIIAIVAAVFGFGGIAAGAAEIAKILFYIFVVIFLVTLLLGVVRR is encoded by the coding sequence ATGCTGCGATATGCCATCATCTTTTTCATCATCGCGATCGTCGCGGCCGTGTTCGGCTTCGGCGGCATCGCGGCCGGTGCTGCCGAGATCGCGAAGATTCTGTTCTACATCTTCGTCGTGATCTTCCTGGTGACGCTGCTGCTGGGGGTCGTGCGACGATGA
- a CDS encoding DUF2795 domain-containing protein — protein sequence MTSRLHTGHELSHSRAHEGERIQQDHDKGGHQTGHGKAPSPVDVQKALKGMDYPASKAEVVQCAERSHAGRDVIDMLTRIPDREYGTPASVAKELGRLM from the coding sequence ATGACATCCCGATTGCACACGGGCCACGAGCTCAGTCACTCGCGCGCGCACGAAGGCGAGCGCATACAGCAGGATCACGACAAGGGCGGCCACCAGACTGGGCACGGCAAGGCGCCGAGCCCGGTCGACGTGCAGAAGGCGCTGAAGGGGATGGACTATCCGGCGAGCAAGGCGGAGGTCGTCCAGTGCGCGGAGCGCTCGCATGCGGGCCGTGACGTGATCGACATGCTTACGCGCATTCCTGATCGCGAGTACGGCACGCCGGCATCCGTAGCGAAGGAACTGGGGCGGCTGATGTAA
- a CDS encoding PRC-barrel domain-containing protein, producing the protein MQTSDQGQTRIIGKGAATAAGPGPDVMAANTLEGDKVYTTDGDDVGKIKEIMLDVRSGRVAYAVLSSGGLLGIGDKLLAIPWSALTLDTERKCFLLSVSSERIRNAPGFNKDHWPAMADPQWAEPLHAFYGSVPYWSAGDELGLTDPTEELNDPRTRGDHH; encoded by the coding sequence ATGCAGACTTCCGATCAAGGACAGACCCGCATCATCGGCAAGGGCGCCGCGACGGCGGCCGGCCCCGGCCCCGACGTGATGGCCGCCAACACGCTGGAAGGCGACAAGGTCTATACGACCGATGGCGACGATGTCGGCAAGATCAAGGAAATCATGCTCGACGTGCGCTCGGGCCGCGTCGCGTACGCAGTGCTGTCGAGCGGCGGCCTGCTCGGCATCGGCGACAAGCTGCTCGCGATCCCGTGGAGCGCGCTGACGCTCGACACCGAGCGCAAGTGCTTCCTGCTGTCGGTGTCGTCCGAACGGATCCGCAACGCGCCCGGCTTCAACAAGGACCATTGGCCGGCAATGGCCGATCCGCAATGGGCCGAGCCGCTGCACGCGTTCTACGGCAGCGTGCCGTACTGGAGTGCCGGCGACGAGCTCGGGCTGACCGACCCGACCGAAGAGTTGAACGATCCGCGCACGCGCGGCGACCATCACTGA
- a CDS encoding DUF3008 family protein has protein sequence MPAKSQAQQRAAGAALSAKRGDTKMKDLKSPAKSMARSMSEKELEKMASTPVHGKPRHKHDA, from the coding sequence ATGCCAGCAAAATCCCAGGCCCAGCAGCGTGCCGCCGGGGCGGCGCTGTCGGCCAAGCGCGGCGACACGAAAATGAAGGATCTCAAGTCGCCGGCGAAGTCGATGGCCAGGTCGATGAGCGAGAAGGAGCTGGAAAAAATGGCTTCCACGCCGGTACACGGCAAACCCAGGCACAAGCACGATGCGTGA
- a CDS encoding MFS transporter produces the protein MQSVSTPSSDRGATPDSTAAWGAVLAMSLGAFALVASEFMPVSLLTPIARDLHVSEGQAGQGIAVSGAFALGTSLFIASIAGQRDRKRMLLSLTLLMIVSGTVVAFAPNYAAFIVGRALIGVAIGGFWSMSAATAMRLVPDRHVPRALAIVNGGNALATVVAAPLGSFLGGIVGWRWAFFCVVPVAAIAFGWKLVSLPSMQSAQRGRPGNVARLLARPPVALGMAAVGLFFMGQFALFTYLRPFLETVTHVGTATLSLMLLVIGVAGVAGTVLIGGFLKNGLYRTLVVTPALMAAIAVALTFFGESTAATACLLGLWGLLGTAAPVGWWTWLARTLPHDAEAGGGLMVAVVQLAIALGATGGGLLFDLHGYRATFATSAALLVLAGGLAIAAGRSAKRAAQRSDD, from the coding sequence ATGCAATCCGTTTCCACTCCCTCTTCAGATCGCGGCGCGACACCCGACAGCACCGCAGCGTGGGGCGCCGTCCTCGCGATGTCGCTCGGCGCGTTCGCGCTGGTCGCTTCCGAATTCATGCCGGTCAGCCTGCTCACGCCGATCGCGCGCGACCTGCACGTCAGCGAAGGCCAGGCCGGCCAGGGCATCGCCGTATCGGGCGCATTCGCGCTGGGGACGAGCCTGTTCATCGCGTCGATCGCCGGACAGCGCGATCGCAAACGGATGCTGCTGTCGCTGACGCTGCTGATGATCGTATCCGGAACGGTCGTCGCGTTCGCGCCGAACTATGCGGCGTTCATCGTCGGCCGCGCGCTGATCGGCGTGGCGATCGGTGGCTTCTGGTCGATGTCGGCCGCGACCGCGATGCGCCTCGTGCCGGACCGGCACGTCCCGCGAGCGTTGGCGATCGTGAATGGCGGCAATGCGCTGGCGACCGTCGTGGCGGCCCCGCTCGGCAGCTTTCTCGGCGGAATCGTCGGTTGGCGATGGGCGTTCTTCTGCGTCGTGCCGGTCGCCGCGATCGCGTTCGGCTGGAAGCTGGTCAGCCTGCCGTCGATGCAATCCGCGCAGCGCGGCAGGCCCGGCAACGTCGCGCGGCTGCTGGCCCGGCCGCCGGTCGCGCTCGGCATGGCGGCAGTCGGCCTCTTCTTCATGGGGCAGTTCGCCCTGTTTACCTACCTGCGCCCGTTCCTCGAAACCGTCACGCACGTGGGCACCGCCACGCTGTCGCTGATGCTGCTCGTCATCGGCGTGGCGGGCGTCGCGGGAACGGTCCTGATCGGCGGTTTCCTGAAGAACGGGCTCTACCGGACGCTCGTCGTCACGCCGGCGCTGATGGCCGCGATTGCCGTGGCGCTCACGTTCTTCGGCGAATCGACCGCGGCAACCGCCTGCCTGCTCGGTCTGTGGGGCCTGCTCGGCACGGCGGCGCCCGTCGGCTGGTGGACGTGGCTCGCCCGCACGCTGCCGCACGATGCGGAGGCCGGCGGCGGGCTCATGGTGGCGGTCGTGCAGTTGGCGATCGCGCTCGGGGCGACGGGAGGCGGGCTGCTGTTCGACCTGCACGGCTACCGGGCGACGTTCGCGACGAGCGCGGCGCTGCTCGTGCTCGCCGGCGGGCTGGCCATCGCGGCAGGCCGGTCGGCCAAGCGCGCTGCGCAGCGCAGCGACGACTGA
- a CDS encoding SDR family oxidoreductase translates to MNCMLKPVGEQTIVITGATSGIGLVTARKAARRGAKLVLFARNEDALNTLCEEIRQHGGLAVPVAGDVGNLEDLQRAAAKAVDTYGGIDTWINNAGVSIFGAAAAVPLEDQRRLFDTNYWGVVHGSLVAADHFRRKSDFHGGAIINMGSEASDAPVPLQSAYVASKHAVKGFTDSLRLEMESDRLPVSVTLIKPAAIDTMFVMHAKNYMDVEAKLPPPIYDPGLVADAILFAAAHVRRTLFVGGAAKFASASAYHAPRLFDRVAATLFSRAQRTVRPARPRDDNALYESRHALHEREGMEGYVLRGCAYNAVVQRPKLASAVVLGAAALVVAALARSRRAST, encoded by the coding sequence ATGAACTGCATGCTCAAACCGGTCGGCGAACAGACGATCGTGATCACCGGCGCGACCAGCGGCATCGGCCTTGTCACCGCGCGCAAGGCGGCACGGCGCGGCGCGAAGCTCGTGCTGTTCGCGCGCAACGAGGATGCGCTGAACACGCTGTGCGAGGAAATCCGCCAGCACGGCGGCCTCGCGGTGCCGGTTGCCGGCGACGTCGGCAACCTCGAGGACCTGCAGCGCGCGGCCGCGAAGGCGGTCGACACGTACGGCGGCATCGACACGTGGATCAACAACGCGGGCGTGTCGATCTTCGGTGCAGCGGCCGCGGTGCCGCTCGAGGACCAGCGCCGGCTGTTCGACACCAATTACTGGGGCGTCGTGCACGGCTCGCTGGTCGCGGCCGATCATTTCCGTCGCAAGAGCGATTTCCATGGCGGCGCGATCATCAACATGGGCAGCGAGGCCTCCGACGCGCCCGTGCCGCTGCAAAGCGCGTACGTGGCGTCGAAGCACGCGGTGAAGGGTTTCACCGATTCGCTGCGGCTCGAGATGGAATCGGATCGCCTGCCGGTGTCCGTCACGCTGATCAAGCCGGCCGCGATCGATACGATGTTCGTGATGCACGCGAAGAATTACATGGACGTCGAGGCGAAGCTGCCGCCGCCGATCTACGACCCCGGCCTCGTGGCCGACGCGATCCTGTTCGCGGCCGCGCATGTGCGCCGCACGCTGTTCGTCGGCGGCGCCGCGAAATTCGCATCGGCGAGCGCGTACCACGCGCCGCGCCTGTTCGATCGCGTCGCGGCCACGCTGTTCTCGCGTGCCCAGCGCACGGTGCGGCCCGCGCGGCCGCGCGACGACAACGCGCTGTACGAGTCGCGCCATGCGCTGCATGAGCGCGAAGGCATGGAAGGGTACGTGCTGCGCGGCTGCGCATACAACGCGGTGGTGCAGCGACCGAAGCTCGCGAGCGCGGTCGTGCTCGGCGCGGCGGCGCTCGTGGTGGCCGCGCTGGCGCGTTCGCGGCGCGCTTCCACGTGA
- a CDS encoding DUF4148 domain-containing protein: MNTRLLPVIAALVASSPLLAHAQSAPGLTREQVREDMIRYAAAGFNPAHANPRTWVDDAQAASANILAARNDAPRTRLAGRGMAAGCD, translated from the coding sequence GTGAATACCCGCCTTTTGCCCGTCATCGCCGCGCTTGTCGCTTCCAGTCCTCTGCTCGCACACGCGCAATCCGCGCCGGGCCTGACGCGCGAGCAGGTTCGCGAGGACATGATTCGCTACGCGGCGGCCGGCTTCAACCCCGCGCACGCGAATCCCCGCACGTGGGTCGACGATGCGCAGGCCGCGTCGGCCAACATACTGGCTGCACGCAACGACGCCCCCCGCACGCGTCTGGCCGGTCGCGGCATGGCCGCCGGTTGCGACTGA